The following coding sequences lie in one Rutidosis leptorrhynchoides isolate AG116_Rl617_1_P2 chromosome 4, CSIRO_AGI_Rlap_v1, whole genome shotgun sequence genomic window:
- the LOC139843600 gene encoding cytochrome P450 Tp4149-like has protein sequence MMLQLGSVPTLVVSSPQVAKEIYKTHDVIFSNRPLLTIPNIISYGSKDIVFSTYSERWRQLKGLVVQNLLSSSRVKSFHQVRKEEIDATIRKIGESCGRVFDLTELFHSQSSNIICRVAFGRTSETKFTTIMRNLVSLLSVFTVGSYFTSLSWVDRLSGVIGRAEKASKEFDEFLEGIVEEHVSKRGGDHFSQSNNGQDLVDILLDIQGDKTTGFTLDKDTLKAVILDMFVGGTHTTSTTLEWIFSELIKHPRVMKKLLQEVTKIAQGGESVSEESLEKMPYLKAVVKESFRLHPAAPLLAPRESTQDVKVMGYDIKARTQVLVNAWAIGRDPSVWDEPDEFRPERFLNSSIDYNLFHYEWLPFGAGRRGCPGIQFGVLVVESILANLVYKFDLALPNGVRNEDLDMSEVLSLTVVRKFPLLVRATPRV, from the exons ATGATGCTTCAACTTGGAAGCGTACCCACTCTTGTGGTATCTTCTCCTCAAGTGGCTAAAGAGATCTATAAAACGCATGACGTAATATTTTCTAATCGACCCCTATTAACTATCCCCAACATAATATCATATGGATCTAAAGATATAGTATTTTCAACTTATAGCGAACGTTGGAGGCAATTAAAGGGCTTAGTGGTTCAAAATCTTTTAAGCTCGTCACGAGTTAAGTCATTCCATCAAGTTAGAAAAGAAGAGATAGATGCTACGATTCGCAAGATTGGAGAAAGTTGTGGTCGTGTGTTCGACTTGACTGAATTGTTTCATTCACAGTCAAGTAATATCATTTGTAGGGTTGCATTTGGGAGGACATCTGAAACAAAGTTTACAACAATAATGAGAAACTTAGTTAGTTTATTGAGTGTTTTTACAGTTGGAAGTTATTTTACATCGTTATCATGGGTAGACAGATTGAGTGGTGTAATAGGAAGAGCGGAAAAAGCTTCTAAAGAATTTGATGAGTTTCTTGAAGGTATTGTTGAAGAACATGTTAGTAAAAGAGGAGGTGATCACTTTTCTCAAAGTAataatggtcaagacttggttgacATTTTACTTGATATCCAGGGAGATAAAACAACCGGTTTTACCCTTGACAAAGATACTCTTAAAGCTGTTATATTG GATATGTTTGTTGGTGGAACTCATACTACGTCCACCACTTTAGAATGGATATTTAGCGAGCTAATAAAACACCCAAGAGTAATGAAAAAACTATTGCAAGAAGTAACAAAAATAGCACAAGGAGGAGAGTCGGTTTCAGAGGAGAGTTTGGAAAAAATGCCGTATCTCAAAGCTGTTGTAAAAGAGTCTTTTAGATTACATCCTGCGGCCCCGCTCCTTGCTCCCCGAGAGTCAACTCAAGATGTCAAGGTAATGGGGTACGACATTAAAGCGCGCACACAAGTTCTTGTCAATGCATGGGCTATAGGAAGGGACCCTTCCGTTTGGGACGAACCTGATGAGTTTAGACCGGAGAGGTTCTTAAACAGCTCCATTGACTATAATTTGTTCCATTATGAGTGGCTTCCATTTGGTGCTGGTCGAAGAGGATGTCCTGGTATTCAATTTGGTGTACTTGTCGTTGAAAGTATATTAGCAAATCTCGTTTACAAGTTCGATTTAGCATTGCCAAATGGAGTTAGAAATGAAGATTTAGACATGAGTGAGGTACTCAGCCTTACTGTCGTCAGGAAGTTCCCTTTACTAGTTCGCGCAACTCCACGAGTTTGA